TGCCCAAATATGACATTCGGCCTGAAGCCTATGGCACCGTAGATGAGGCCTCCGCCGCGCTGGGACTGGCCCGTGCCACCGTCGGAGACCCGCACACCGCCGAGGTGATTCTGGGTATTCAACGCGACCTGTACGCCATGATGGCCGACCTGGCAACCCTGCCGGAAGCCACCACGCGCCCTCCCTGGCTGCACGCGCAGAGCACCGAATGCCTGGAAGCCTTGATCGCCCGCCTGGAATCCACAGTTGACCTGCCGCCGGCGTTCATCGTTTCCGGCGACAGCGTGGCCGGCGCCCACCTCGATCTGGCGCGCACGATCACCCGCCGGGCAGAGCGCATCGTGGCACGCCTGCTGCACGAAGGCAAGCTGCGCACCGATGAGCCGCTGCGCTACCTCAACCGGCTGAGCAGCCTGCTCTTTCTGTTGGCGCGCCTGGAGGACAAGGCAGCCGGTGTGGAGACCTTCACCCTGGCCCGACTCAGTTGAGTTTGGCAGCAAGCGCCCGCGTGGGCAGCAAAAAGGAGCTTGAGATGGAGCTTGAGATGGTAAATCTTGGCGCGCATATGTCTGTGGCCGGCGGCGTGAGCCGGGCGTTCGAACGCGGCCAATCCATCGGCTGCACGTCCATGCAGATTTTCACGCGCAATCAAAACCAGTGGAAATGTAAGCCATTGGAGGCGGCGGAGATCGCACGCTATCAGGAACTGGCGCGTACCACGGGCATCAAGCCGGTGGTGGCGCACGCGTCCTATCTCATCAACCTCGGCACGTCCGCCGATGACCTGTGGGAAAAATCGGTCGAGGCCTTTGGGATCGAAATCGAACGCGCCGATCAGTTGGACATCGAGGGCGTCGTTCTGCACCCAGGCTCGCACATGGGCGCCGGTGAGGAGACTGGTATGCGCCGCATCGCGCAGGGGCTGGATCGCGTCCACGCGGCCACGCCCGCGGCGCGCACGCTGACCCTGCTGGAAATCACGGCCGGTCAGGGCAATCACCTGGGCTACCGCTTCGAGCAGTTAGCCACCATCATCGCCGCGCTCGACGCGCCGGGCCGCGTGGGCATCTGTTTCGACACCTGTCACGCCCTGGCCGCCGGCTATGAGTTCCGCCAGGCCGACGATTATCAACGCATGTGGGATGCGTTCGACAAGACCCTGGGGCTGGCGCGGCTCAAGGTCTTTCACCTCAATGATTCTAAGAAGGACCTGGGTAGTCACGTGGATCGCCACACTCACATCGGCGAAGGCTTCCTCGGATTGACGCCGTTTCGCCTGCTGGTGAATGATGCGCGTTTTCAGGCGCTGCCGATGATCCTGGAAACGCCCAAGGAAGAAGACATGGCCGATGACGTCATCAACCTGGCGCGGCTGCGCGAGTTGATTGAGAGGGAATAAGCGAAAATCGAAAATCGGCAATTACCAGGCGCGGTCCAGGTTGACATGATCCTTACGGAAGAGACGGCGCGCGCGCTGTAGTTCGGCGGGGGCGGGTTGGCGCAGGGCAAGCAGATTACGCAGACCCTCCACGCGCTGCTGTTCCAGGCTGAGCAGGCGCTCGATCAGGTGCAGCTTGGTGGAATGATCTGGCACCGACCCAGCAGCCTCTTTCAGCGCATCCCAGCGCCCGTCGAAATCGCGCAGGCAGACCAGGGTGAGCCAGTAATCGTTGTAGGTGTAGATGATCTCCTGGCCGCGATTGATGGTCGCGGAAAAGGTTTCGCCGCCCACCGGCTCCGGCCGTTCGATGCGCGTGATCTGCCCTGGCGTGGCGGTCATGACCCGGAGGGCCTCGATCAGCAGGGCGCCCTGTGCAGCGCTCAGGCCGCCGACTTGGGTTAGGTAGGCAAAGAAATCATGCACCGTCGTAGCCATCGCCACCCGTTCGGTGATGCCGATCCTGCCCAGCACCTTGCGATCGGTAAAATCGGTGACCAGTTCGCTCAAATGATAGGCGCGCAGCGTCTCCAGCCCGCTGATCTCCGGGCCAAGATGATCGAGATACCACACCAGGAACCGAATCGTTTCCCAATGAGCTTCGAACGCCTCAGCATCGGCGCCGTGGTTGGCCAGCATCTGCAGAAAGCCTTCGATATAGCGACGCTCGATGTGGGTTTCCCAGTCAACCTCTGCTTCGTAGAAATGCGCCACCTGGCGCAGGACGCGCTGGAGAGTCACCGCATTCGTCTTGTGTCCCGTCGTATCCATGTCTTTGTGTCCCACCTCAGCGCCTTGCCTGCCGATCTTATTGGCCGCTATCGTCCTGCATTATACTCGATAGACGCGCTGCTGACGAATTGCACGATCCATGGTCTATTTTCTAGTGAATGACTCAAAACCCTTGCCCAGGATCTCATGGACTTGATTGATGATGATGAAGGCAGAGGGATCAATGTGGCGCACCAGGCGTTGCAGTTCGTTGGTCTGGCGTGGGGTGAGGGCGCACAGGAGCACCTGGCGCGCCTCGCCGGTGAACATGCCGGTACCCGTCAGGCTGGTGACGCCGCGGTGCAGATCGCCCATCAAGCCACGTGCCACCGCATCGCCCTGACTGGTGATGATGATGGCCAGGCGTTCACGCCGGTGCAGGCGCAGAGGCACATTGTCCAGGCCCAACAGGGGAACGCCGTGCGGCAGCACTTCGCTGGTGGTCTGGCGCAGTCCCAGCGTGAGCCAGCCCACCAGGAAAATCAGTACAAAGGCCAGTCCACTGCTCAGCATGACGAGGCTGCCGTCCACGCTGCCGATGCTTGCCCGTGCCACCAGGGTGGCAGCATCGGTTGCGGCCACGGGAAACAGGGCCAGATTGGCCAGCCAGGCCAGGCCCAGCAGGATGAAAATCCACTGGTAGTTGCGCCGAAAGCGACGCCCCAACGCCTCCAGGATCGTGATGGGAAACTCAGGCGTGAGCAGACTGCTGGCTAACTTGTCGGCCCAATGGGGACCAGGCGCAAAAGGCGGAATGAGCATCGCCGCGAAGAAGTCGGTCTCCATCAGGCGCACCCGCGACGCCCACAGCTCATAATAGCGGTAGCGGCGGGCTTCCATCCACCAAAATAGCCCGACCAGGATCATGTCCAGTAGAATGACGGCATGGGGCAGCCCGCTTCCCCCAAACGCCAGGCTCAGGGTCGCGCCCGTGGTGACCACTGCCCAGTTGGTGGTTGTGTCCAGGCGTAAGCGCCAGGTGTTGGAACGGCCCAACTCGCCGCGATAGAAGTGAGACATGGCGGCCGTAAATTCACCGGCGCGCATGTGGTAGCCTCGAAAACTCCAGGCGTCGTGCTCGCCAGCCGTACTCGACGCCGGTGCTTCCCGCGGAACATCCTCTGTGCTCATGGTAAACCTCCCTGTTGTGACGCCTGGCGTGTAGGATCAGATCACATCATAGCACGATCATGCGGCGTAAGCCAAAGGGCAAGGCCGCGGCATCACCTCAACCGCGGCTATTTTCAGGTCAGGCTGTCTTGTGGCATAATGGGAGCAGAAATTCCCCTTCCTGTTTTCCCGTGGCGACGATCAAATGTTGCGAGAGGTATTCACATGGTCAAGCCTCAACACGCAGGTTTCGATTTTGCGACCCTGCAAGCCCACCTGGACGACATGGCGCAGATCTATGCGCCCCATGCGCTGCAGCGCGGCCGGCCGCGTGCGCAGCCTGAGCCGGCCCCCATCTATCAACTCAAGATCACGCTGCGCCACATCAAGCCCCCCATCTGGCGCCGCGTGCAGGTGTCCGGCCACATCACCCTGGCCAAGCTGCATACCCTGATTCAGGTTGTCATGGGCTGGACCGATTCTCATCTGCACTGCTTCGAGGTGGACGGCATCAGCTACAGTCTGCCAAATGAAAATGATGATCTCGACATGCAAGATTCGCGTGGCGTCATCCTGACTGAGGTGGCGCCGAATGAGAAAGACAAGATCAGATACGAGTACGATTTTGGCGATAGCTGGGAGCACGACATTGTGGTGGAGAAAGTGCTGCCGCCCGACGCCGAATTCAGGCACCCGGTCTGCATCACCGGCCGGCGCGCCTGCCCGCCGGAGGATATTGGCGGCCCGTGGGGATATGTCAGATTCCTGGAAATCATGGCTAATCCTGAAGATCCAGAATATGAAGAGATGTTGGAATGGTATGGGGATGATTTCGACGCCGACACCTTCGATCGCGTCGAAATCAACCGTCAACTGCGGGTCATGAATTGGTGAGTCGCACTGAGAAAGAAGTTGGCATGAAAAGCAAGAACAGACTGTGTTGTCATCCCGGCGCTGCGAGGCTGATCCTGTTCAGCGCCCTGCTGCTGGCGGTCGTTGGGCTGAGCGCCTGTCAGACGCAGACGCCGGCGCCGGCGCCAACCATGACCCCGCTAACGGAGACCCCCGTCGCACCGACGCCCACCCCGGAGCCTCCCGGCGGGGCGGTGGCGCCCATCAGCGGGCTGCCGCAGGCCAGTGACGGCCTGGGCTGGTGGAACAATACGGTGTTCTACGAACTGTTCGTGCGCTCCTTCTATGACGCCAACGGCGACGGCATTGGCGACCTGAACGGCCTCATCGCCAAGTTGGACTATCTCAACGATGGCAATCCTGCCACCACCAGTGACCTGGGCGTGACGGGCCTGTGGTTGATGCCGATCATGGCTTCGCCCAGCTACCACGGCTATGACGTAACCGACTACTACCAGGTCAACCCGGCTTACGGCAGCAACGACGACTTCAAACGCCTGTTGGCCGAGGCCCATCGGCGGGGCATCCGCATCGTGATTGACATGGTCCTCAACCACACGTCCAACGAGCACCCCTGGTTCCTGGAGGCGCAGAAGCCCGCTTCACCGCGTGAAAACTGGTACATCTGGGCGAGCGAACGGCCAAATTATGCGGGACCGTGGAGCCAGACGGTGTGGCACCGGCTCGGTGATCGCTACTACTACGGCATCTTTTGGGAGGGCATGCCGGATCTCAACTACCGCAACCCTGAGGTGGTTGCGGAGATGGACAAGATCGGCGCCTTCTGGCTGCAGGAGATGGGCGTGGACGGCTTCCGGCTGGACGCGGCGCGCTACCTCCTGGAAAATGAACAGGAACAGGCCAGTACCCCGGAGACCCACCAGTGGTGGAAGCGCTACGACGCGGCGATGAAAGCGATCAAGCCGGAAGCGCTGCTGGTGGGTGAGGTGTGGACCGGCACCAAAGAGGTGGCCGAGTATGTCAAGAACGGCGAACTCGATATGAATTTCGAGTTCGATCTGGCCAGCACGCTGGTGGATACGGCTCGCACCGGCTTTGGCATGTCGGTGGGCACGATACAGAACTTTGTCTGGAAATCGTACCCACCCAACCAGTTTGCCACCTTCCTGACCAATCACGACCAAAATCGGGTGATGAGCGTCCTGGGCGACGACGTGGCGAAGGCGCGCGTGGCCGCCGCGCTGTTGTTGACCGCGCCGGGCGTACCCTTCCTGTACTACGGCGAAGAGATTGGCATGATCGGCGCCAAACCCGATGAGCAGATTCGCACTCCCATGCAGTGGGCGGACGCAGAAAACGCCGGTTTCAGCACGGGCAAGCCGTGGATCGAGGTCAAACCCAACTACACAACCAGCAATGTGGCAACCGAGAGCGCCGCGCCCGCGTCGCTGCTGACCTACTATCGCACGTTGATCCACCTGCGCAACGAGCACGAGGCGCTGCGCGTGGGCGATTACACCAAACTCGACGCGGGTAACAACAAGCTCTACGCGTTCTGGCGTCGCAGCGCCCAAGAAACTGTGCTCGTGCTCATCGTCCTGGGCGATACCCCCATCACCGATTACCGGCTGATGCTGGAACAGAGTGATCTGCTTGGCGCGCGCGCTCCGGTGGAACTGCTCACGCAGGCGCTGCTGCCCCCACTCCCCTTGCCGCAGTCGGCCGGCGGCGTCAGCGAATACCGTCCGTTGGCTGAACTGGCGGCGCAAACCGCATACATCATTAGGTGGTAGGGCCATGAAAATATCATTTCTCGGTGGCGCCGATGAAGTGGGCGCCAGCAGTATCCTGATCGAGATCGGCGGCCGGCGGCTGCTGGTTGATGCCGGTATCCGCCCGTCACCCAAGACGCATTGGGAGCTGGCGGGCGATCAGTTGCCGGACCTGAGCCTGATTGACGATGCGGGCGGCATTGACGCCATTCTGGTCACCCATGCGCACACCGATCACACGGGCGCGCTGGAGCTGGTCTGTGAGCGCTATCCACACGCGCCGATCTACGCGACGGGCGTGACTATCGCGCTGACGCGGGTGCTGCATGAGGATGCCCGGCGCATCATGCTGGCAAAGCGGGATGCAGAGGGCGAGCTGCCGCTGTTCGACGAGGTGGCGGTCGGCCGCTTGCTGGCGTCCTTCGTACCGGTCACGTTTCGCCAGCGCGTGAGCCTGGCGCCAGGTCTGGCCGCAACGTTCTTCCCGGCCGGCCACATCGCGGGCGCGGCGATGATCGGCCTGGAGAGCGACGAGGGCCGGGTGCTGATTACCGGCGACATTTCCATCTCGGCGCAGCGCACGGTGGACGGCGCGCGGCCACCCGCCTTCAAGCCGGATGTGGTCATCATGGAAAGCACTTATGGCGGTCGGCTGCATGCGAACCGGGCGGCAGAAGAACGTCGCCTGGTCACGACCATCACGGAGGTGACAGGGGCCGGGGGCAAGGTGCTGATTCCGGCCTTTGCGCTCGGTCGCGCGCAGGAGATTCTGCTGACGCTGGCTGAATTTCAACGCCGCGGGGAGCTGGCGCCCATCCCCATCTGGGCCGACGGCATGGTGCGCGCGGTCTGTCAGGCCTATAGCAGCTTCCCTGAAACGCTGCCGGTGGCGCTGCAGGCGCGCGACGCGCAGTTCTTCAACGACACCATTCGCCCCATCGAACGCGCGGCCCAACGCAACGATTTGCTGTGGCAGCCGGACCCGCTGGTCATTGTGGCGAGTTCCGGCATGTTGGCCGGGGGGCCTGCGCTGCACTATGCGCGCGGCCTGATGACTCATGCGCAGCATGCGATCCTGCTCACCGGCTACCAGGATGAGGAGTCGCCGGGGCGCCGCTTACAGGAAGTTGCGGCACGTGGACACGGCTCGCTGCAATTGGATCAGGATCGTGCGGTTGTTCATTGCCGCCTGGGAACTTATGCGCTTTCGGCCCATGCCGACGAAGGGCAGTTGGTGAGCCTGGTGGAAGCCCTTGACCCCGCGCAGATTTTCCTGGTGCATGGCAGCGCAGGCGCACGCCTGAGCCTGGCCAATGCGCTGCGCAGCCGCGGCCGTCTGGTGCATCAACCGCGGGCCGGCCAATCGTACGAGTTGCGTTTTGCCGCGGCTTCGACTGCGGCGGCTCTGCGAGGCGTCGGCGCGAAGCGCCCGCTGCACCTGCGGCGGCTGTGGGAAGCCATCACGCAGGCCGCTGACGCTGAGACGCTTCATGCGCCATTTTACCTGACGCGGGACGAGCTGGCGCAGGCCTGGTGGGGTGAAAATCCGGCGCCACAGCATCTGCAGACGCTGACGATGGCCCTGACGCAGGACAGTTTGTATTTCGTAGCTGACGCGCAACGTGAGCAGGTCTACCGGGTGCGCCCGGCCGGCCAGGTAGAGCTGCAAGAGCGGCGACGTGAGCAGATGACGACCTACGCGGACGCAGTCAATCAGTGGTTGCTGATCAAGGCGCCGGATGGGCAGGCCGCGGTGGTACGTTGCCTGGCCTGTGCGGCGGACCATCTGCAGGTGGCCGCGCTGGCGGAGGACCAGGCGCGCTGGAACGATGACAGCGAGCTGCACACGACCTGGCCCGAGGATGTGCTGGGCCTGCTGGGGCCTGGTGATGGAGATAGGGAGCCTGTGCCGCCGGCGGGCGTGGTTGCGCAGTTGTTGAATAAGCTGCCCCGCACAGCGCAGGAGGTGACGATGGAATCGAACCAAGCCTTGATCTTTGCCCGGCAGCAGTTCCCGGCCGCGGCGCGTTTGCGCAAGACGGGCTATCGCCTGGTGGAGCGGGTGCTGGTGTTGACGTTCGATTTTCCTGAGGTGGCGCGCGTGGCCTTCGCCAGCATCATAACGGACATCGAGAACAAGTCCGGCTGGGTGGTTGAAGTGGCGGCGGAAGCCAACCAGGGAGCGCTGAGCACGATGGTGAGTGAGGTGTTGCCGGCCGGCTGGAAGGTGAGCAAGGGGCCTTCGATTCATCGCGAGCAGCGCCGCGTAACGGCGACGGTGACGTCTGATGCTGAGACAGACGCAGACGCCACGGCCGCGCTGTGCGCCCGTTATGCTGAGACAACCGGGTATACGTTGGAGATAACGCTGATGGCGCCGGCTGCCAGTGTCCCCGCGCTCCAGGTCAGTCAGCCCGGGGAGAAGGCATCAGAGCCGCTGGAGATCAATGCTACCTACGCGGCCATCCGCTCTGCGCTGGCCGACAGCACCCTGTATCGGGTGGGTTTGCGCGACAAGACAGTCAATGGGATCATGCTCTCCTTCATTTCGGCGGCGGTGGGTGAACGGTACCGGGCGCAGATCAGCGAACTGGAGCAACGCTGCGGCTGGCAGCTCGTCATCAACCCGCAAGCGAACCAGGACGCCATCCTGGAGATCGCGCGGCGGCTGCTGACGCATGAAGGGGCGACGATGCTAAAAGGGCCGAGCATTCACCCCCGGCACAACGATGTCCGCGTGACGCTGGCGGCCGCGTTGGACGACGAGAACCGTCAGCGCCTGCTGAGTACCTTCGAGCGAGAAACCGGCTTCCACCTGTGGCTGCAGATGCCGCGACCTGAGCCTCGGCCGGCGCCAGAGGTTCGGCCGGCCGCCAACGTGCTGCAACTGGCGCCCGGACTGATTCACCTGAACGCCATCCAACAGGGAGTGATACTGAACC
The window above is part of the Candidatus Amarolinea dominans genome. Proteins encoded here:
- a CDS encoding cob(I)yrinic acid a,c-diamide adenosyltransferase; the encoded protein is MQKETAAGKPRTKLYTGVGDAGYTGLLGRDRVPKYDIRPEAYGTVDEASAALGLARATVGDPHTAEVILGIQRDLYAMMADLATLPEATTRPPWLHAQSTECLEALIARLESTVDLPPAFIVSGDSVAGAHLDLARTITRRAERIVARLLHEGKLRTDEPLRYLNRLSSLLFLLARLEDKAAGVETFTLARLS
- a CDS encoding DUF2270 domain-containing protein — its product is MSTEDVPREAPASSTAGEHDAWSFRGYHMRAGEFTAAMSHFYRGELGRSNTWRLRLDTTTNWAVVTTGATLSLAFGGSGLPHAVILLDMILVGLFWWMEARRYRYYELWASRVRLMETDFFAAMLIPPFAPGPHWADKLASSLLTPEFPITILEALGRRFRRNYQWIFILLGLAWLANLALFPVAATDAATLVARASIGSVDGSLVMLSSGLAFVLIFLVGWLTLGLRQTTSEVLPHGVPLLGLDNVPLRLHRRERLAIIITSQGDAVARGLMGDLHRGVTSLTGTGMFTGEARQVLLCALTPRQTNELQRLVRHIDPSAFIIINQVHEILGKGFESFTRK
- a CDS encoding MBL fold metallo-hydrolase; protein product: MKISFLGGADEVGASSILIEIGGRRLLVDAGIRPSPKTHWELAGDQLPDLSLIDDAGGIDAILVTHAHTDHTGALELVCERYPHAPIYATGVTIALTRVLHEDARRIMLAKRDAEGELPLFDEVAVGRLLASFVPVTFRQRVSLAPGLAATFFPAGHIAGAAMIGLESDEGRVLITGDISISAQRTVDGARPPAFKPDVVIMESTYGGRLHANRAAEERRLVTTITEVTGAGGKVLIPAFALGRAQEILLTLAEFQRRGELAPIPIWADGMVRAVCQAYSSFPETLPVALQARDAQFFNDTIRPIERAAQRNDLLWQPDPLVIVASSGMLAGGPALHYARGLMTHAQHAILLTGYQDEESPGRRLQEVAARGHGSLQLDQDRAVVHCRLGTYALSAHADEGQLVSLVEALDPAQIFLVHGSAGARLSLANALRSRGRLVHQPRAGQSYELRFAAASTAAALRGVGAKRPLHLRRLWEAITQAADAETLHAPFYLTRDELAQAWWGENPAPQHLQTLTMALTQDSLYFVADAQREQVYRVRPAGQVELQERRREQMTTYADAVNQWLLIKAPDGQAAVVRCLACAADHLQVAALAEDQARWNDDSELHTTWPEDVLGLLGPGDGDREPVPPAGVVAQLLNKLPRTAQEVTMESNQALIFARQQFPAAARLRKTGYRLVERVLVLTFDFPEVARVAFASIITDIENKSGWVVEVAAEANQGALSTMVSEVLPAGWKVSKGPSIHREQRRVTATVTSDAETDADATAALCARYAETTGYTLEITLMAPAASVPALQVSQPGEKASEPLEINATYAAIRSALADSTLYRVGLRDKTVNGIMLSFISAAVGERYRAQISELEQRCGWQLVINPQANQDAILEIARRLLTHEGATMLKGPSIHPRHNDVRVTLAAALDDENRQRLLSTFERETGFHLWLQMPRPEPRPAPEVRPAANVLQLAPGLIHLNAIQQGVILNPEKLNRIIERIRRQGVQPPLQVRRTRFGYALVDGLYRLRAAQSLGLTRVPVEIVEGPL
- a CDS encoding plasmid pRiA4b ORF-3 family protein translates to MAQIYAPHALQRGRPRAQPEPAPIYQLKITLRHIKPPIWRRVQVSGHITLAKLHTLIQVVMGWTDSHLHCFEVDGISYSLPNENDDLDMQDSRGVILTEVAPNEKDKIRYEYDFGDSWEHDIVVEKVLPPDAEFRHPVCITGRRACPPEDIGGPWGYVRFLEIMANPEDPEYEEMLEWYGDDFDADTFDRVEINRQLRVMNW
- a CDS encoding DUF3459 domain-containing protein, coding for MKSKNRLCCHPGAARLILFSALLLAVVGLSACQTQTPAPAPTMTPLTETPVAPTPTPEPPGGAVAPISGLPQASDGLGWWNNTVFYELFVRSFYDANGDGIGDLNGLIAKLDYLNDGNPATTSDLGVTGLWLMPIMASPSYHGYDVTDYYQVNPAYGSNDDFKRLLAEAHRRGIRIVIDMVLNHTSNEHPWFLEAQKPASPRENWYIWASERPNYAGPWSQTVWHRLGDRYYYGIFWEGMPDLNYRNPEVVAEMDKIGAFWLQEMGVDGFRLDAARYLLENEQEQASTPETHQWWKRYDAAMKAIKPEALLVGEVWTGTKEVAEYVKNGELDMNFEFDLASTLVDTARTGFGMSVGTIQNFVWKSYPPNQFATFLTNHDQNRVMSVLGDDVAKARVAAALLLTAPGVPFLYYGEEIGMIGAKPDEQIRTPMQWADAENAGFSTGKPWIEVKPNYTTSNVATESAAPASLLTYYRTLIHLRNEHEALRVGDYTKLDAGNNKLYAFWRRSAQETVLVLIVLGDTPITDYRLMLEQSDLLGARAPVELLTQALLPPLPLPQSAGGVSEYRPLAELAAQTAYIIRW
- a CDS encoding deoxyribonuclease IV, translating into MVNLGAHMSVAGGVSRAFERGQSIGCTSMQIFTRNQNQWKCKPLEAAEIARYQELARTTGIKPVVAHASYLINLGTSADDLWEKSVEAFGIEIERADQLDIEGVVLHPGSHMGAGEETGMRRIAQGLDRVHAATPAARTLTLLEITAGQGNHLGYRFEQLATIIAALDAPGRVGICFDTCHALAAGYEFRQADDYQRMWDAFDKTLGLARLKVFHLNDSKKDLGSHVDRHTHIGEGFLGLTPFRLLVNDARFQALPMILETPKEEDMADDVINLARLRELIERE